The following coding sequences lie in one Heyndrickxia oleronia genomic window:
- a CDS encoding virulence protein yields MQINYNVTGPKRKALVNAISQQLNAPIKYLGAPTFAYEVADYNVNKNGVLSGPDNKELVDKLLDFHDFKAISEEFDTPPPKAEANETEESINLIIQMPRAEFTDTALENLKGLVESKATLIKKALNTDSIPIIVNDEFVAFPWFQGECSAEEVKAYTHFVTALCEMAKKQTRVNSTEKSVENEKYAFRCFLLRLGFIGPEYKMERKILLSRLSGSSAFKSGTVKQEVSEN; encoded by the coding sequence ATGCAGATTAACTATAATGTTACAGGACCAAAAAGAAAGGCACTGGTTAATGCGATCAGCCAACAACTGAATGCCCCTATAAAATATCTTGGAGCACCTACATTTGCCTATGAGGTGGCGGACTACAATGTTAATAAAAACGGGGTACTTAGTGGACCAGATAATAAGGAACTGGTTGATAAACTATTGGACTTTCACGACTTCAAAGCAATTTCAGAAGAATTTGACACACCACCTCCGAAAGCAGAAGCGAATGAAACTGAAGAATCTATCAATCTGATAATTCAAATGCCACGGGCAGAATTTACCGATACTGCACTCGAGAATCTAAAAGGGTTAGTAGAAAGTAAAGCTACTCTTATAAAGAAAGCACTTAATACGGATTCCATCCCCATCATTGTAAATGATGAATTTGTCGCCTTCCCTTGGTTTCAAGGTGAGTGCTCCGCAGAAGAGGTTAAGGCATACACCCATTTTGTCACGGCACTTTGCGAAATGGCGAAAAAACAGACCCGTGTCAATTCCACCGAGAAATCAGTAGAGAATGAAAAGTACGCTTTCCGTTGTTTCCTTCTAAGGCTTGGTTTTATCGGACCAGAATATAAGATGGAACGAAAGATTCTCCTCTCGAGGCTTTCAGGTAGCTCCGCTTTCAAAAGCGGAACGGTCAAGCAGGAGGTGAGTGAAAATTGA
- a CDS encoding HK97-gp10 family putative phage morphogenesis protein, protein MAKANIKMPEEFLLKVSRLADQTDVILPKVLEVGGEVVLDKVKGNLSKVVGKGTKYPSKSTGELLSSLGLSGAKQDRNGNFNVKVGFAEPRSDGESNAKLSSIIEYGKHGQPAKPFLKPARNASRKPCINAMVAKLEEEIEKI, encoded by the coding sequence ATGGCAAAAGCGAATATAAAGATGCCAGAAGAATTCCTTTTAAAGGTATCTCGATTAGCTGACCAGACCGATGTGATTCTTCCTAAGGTTTTGGAAGTTGGCGGTGAAGTGGTGCTGGATAAAGTCAAAGGAAATCTAAGTAAGGTGGTTGGCAAGGGCACGAAATATCCATCCAAAAGCACTGGTGAGTTGCTATCTTCACTGGGTCTTTCTGGAGCAAAGCAAGATAGAAACGGAAACTTCAATGTAAAAGTCGGCTTTGCCGAGCCACGATCTGACGGCGAGAGCAATGCTAAACTTTCCAGCATTATCGAATATGGCAAACATGGTCAGCCTGCAAAACCCTTCCTAAAGCCTGCGAGGAATGCATCTAGGAAACCTTGCATCAACGCAATGGTCGCCAAGCTGGAGGAGGAGATCGAGAAGATATGA
- a CDS encoding DNA cytosine methyltransferase, with the protein MSKLTLGSLFDGSGGFPLGGLLCGIEPLWASEIEPFPIRVTTKRIPQMKHYGDINKLNGAELPPVDIITFGSPCTDMSVAGKRAGLDGEQSVLFYEAIRIIKEMRCKTNGQYPRYAVWENVLGAFSSNKGEDFKAVLETVISVKEPNTSMPLPEKGRWPYADIYMGDGWSVGYRTIDAQYFGVPQRRRRIYLVADFADGCAGEILFESEGLSRDFTPSGSPWQRTAGSAKNCSGKTGDSITCLNDQGGRVMSVSKDITATLRAEEHGHQPCVMQSSGFCTEHSAKSRSVGYEEERSPTLRAGVVPGAVMSFEPGAASRVGGHTDENLSGSLRANMGDNQTAVVIENHPTDSRVKLSEDNKVQTLTSRMGTGGGNVPLIMNTPKTLKIRSGCEGGGKGALIQDDKSATLGCNNDQTVFVPTAYGICSDKSNSMQSSNPHSGIYEADTSRTIDANGGNPGCNQGGIAVVALQGSMIGREDKNGPQGSGIDEDVSFTLNTADRHAVAYAMTTGAYAQVEEDKAPTLLSRDYKDAPVVTQPSYGIDRAAFNQGKNALYKPTIDEEQQPTLTAKGPGAVAQPASFYPQMKAESQCYRQDGTSNTIINGTNLGYQNGLIEPDYIVRRLTPTECARLQGFPDDWCDDLGTENPTEDEISFWMEVWETHRKIIGKSKKPKTRNQIIKWLNKPHSDAAEYKMWGNGVALPCVCFVLTGIVLSTQNTAD; encoded by the coding sequence ATGAGTAAATTGACACTTGGTTCCCTCTTTGATGGCAGTGGTGGTTTTCCTTTGGGTGGTTTGCTTTGTGGCATCGAACCTTTATGGGCATCTGAAATTGAGCCGTTTCCTATACGGGTTACGACTAAACGTATCCCTCAGATGAAGCATTATGGAGATATAAACAAATTAAATGGTGCGGAGCTTCCGCCTGTAGATATCATAACCTTTGGCTCTCCATGCACGGATATGAGTGTGGCAGGTAAAAGAGCTGGTTTGGACGGAGAGCAATCCGTCCTTTTTTATGAAGCAATCCGAATTATTAAGGAAATGAGGTGTAAGACCAATGGACAATATCCAAGGTACGCAGTCTGGGAAAATGTCCTCGGTGCATTCTCGTCGAATAAAGGAGAAGACTTCAAAGCAGTCCTCGAAACGGTCATCAGTGTCAAAGAGCCGAACACCTCGATGCCTTTACCTGAAAAAGGACGATGGCCATACGCTGACATCTATATGGGAGACGGATGGAGTGTGGGTTACCGAACTATCGATGCGCAATATTTCGGAGTCCCCCAACGTCGTCGTAGAATCTACCTTGTCGCAGATTTTGCAGACGGATGTGCCGGAGAAATACTATTTGAGTCCGAAGGCTTGTCAAGGGATTTTACGCCGAGCGGCAGCCCGTGGCAAAGAACTGCCGGAAGTGCTAAAAACTGCTCTGGAAAAACAGGCGATAGCATAACTTGCCTAAATGACCAAGGCGGAAGAGTGATGTCTGTTTCGAAGGATATTACAGCAACACTTCGAGCAGAGGAACATGGACATCAGCCTTGCGTAATGCAGTCAAGCGGATTTTGTACTGAACACAGTGCCAAGAGCAGAAGTGTAGGATATGAGGAAGAACGTTCCCCTACACTTAGAGCAGGTGTTGTCCCAGGTGCAGTCATGTCCTTTGAACCGGGTGCTGCTTCTCGAGTTGGTGGCCATACTGACGAAAACTTAAGTGGATCACTTCGTGCAAACATGGGAGATAATCAAACAGCTGTTGTCATTGAAAACCATCCAACTGATAGCCGTGTGAAACTCTCGGAGGATAATAAAGTACAGACGCTGACTTCTCGGATGGGAACTGGTGGAGGGAATGTACCTCTTATTATGAACACTCCTAAAACATTAAAAATCCGCTCCGGCTGTGAAGGCGGTGGTAAGGGTGCATTGATACAAGATGATAAGTCTGCAACTCTTGGATGCAATAATGATCAGACTGTTTTTGTGCCTACTGCATATGGCATCTGTTCTGATAAAAGCAACTCCATGCAGTCAAGCAATCCACATAGCGGTATATATGAAGCGGATACTTCTCGAACTATTGATGCCAATGGAGGAAATCCGGGGTGTAATCAAGGTGGTATAGCAGTAGTTGCTCTGCAAGGCTCGATGATTGGAAGAGAGGATAAAAACGGTCCCCAAGGAAGCGGTATAGATGAAGATGTTTCTTTTACGCTTAATACCGCTGACCGCCATGCTGTTGCCTATGCTATGACTACCGGAGCCTATGCACAGGTTGAAGAAGATAAAGCACCAACGTTATTGTCGAGAGATTACAAGGATGCTCCTGTTGTGACTCAGCCTTCTTACGGTATTGATCGGGCGGCTTTTAATCAAGGAAAGAACGCTCTATATAAACCGACCATAGATGAAGAACAGCAACCTACGCTCACAGCAAAAGGTCCTGGAGCAGTGGCACAACCAGCTTCGTTTTATCCTCAGATGAAAGCTGAGAGTCAATGCTACAGACAGGACGGCACATCAAATACGATTATTAATGGCACTAATCTAGGTTATCAAAACGGATTGATTGAGCCGGACTATATTGTTCGAAGGCTTACACCAACAGAATGTGCAAGATTGCAAGGTTTTCCCGATGATTGGTGTGATGATCTTGGTACGGAAAATCCTACAGAAGATGAAATTTCATTCTGGATGGAGGTTTGGGAAACTCACCGCAAAATTATAGGTAAAAGCAAAAAGCCAAAAACAAGAAATCAGATTATAAAATGGCTAAACAAACCTCATTCCGATGCAGCCGAATACAAAATGTGGGGTAATGGCGTAGCCCTTCCGTGTGTCTGTTTTGTGCTAACTGGCATTGTGTTATCTACACAAAATACCGCCGATTAA
- a CDS encoding phage portal protein: protein MNLIKGLFRSRDKPQNRVGSAFSFLFGGTSSGKTVNERTAMQSTAVYACVRILAEAIAGLPLHVYRYRSDGGKEKISFHPLYYLLHDEPNPEMTSFVFRETLMSHLLLWGNAYAQVVRNGRGQAVALYPLLPNKMEVSRATNGELVYTYYRDTDESGLNPKGGYVTLRKDEVLHIPGLGFDGLIGYSPIAMAKNAIGMSLATEEYGAAFFANGANPGGVLEHPGVIKDIQWVKDSWNSAYQGTGNAHKIAVLEEGMKFQAIGIPPEQAQFLETRKFQINEIARIFRVPPHMVGDLEKSSFSNIEQQSLEFVKYTLDPWVVRWEQSLQQSLILPSEKTSLFIKFNLDGLLRGDYQSRMNGYATGRQNGWMSANDIRELEDMNRIPAEEGGDLYLVNGNMTKLANAGAFAKTEGGQ from the coding sequence ATGAATCTAATAAAAGGACTGTTTCGGTCAAGGGACAAACCGCAAAACCGTGTAGGCAGTGCATTTTCCTTTTTGTTTGGCGGTACGTCATCTGGTAAAACAGTGAATGAGCGTACTGCAATGCAGTCAACAGCGGTGTATGCCTGTGTAAGAATACTAGCTGAAGCGATTGCCGGACTGCCACTTCATGTATATAGATATCGTTCTGATGGAGGCAAAGAAAAGATTTCTTTCCACCCGTTATATTACCTTCTTCATGATGAACCAAATCCAGAGATGACTTCATTCGTGTTTCGAGAAACACTGATGAGTCATCTTTTGCTTTGGGGAAATGCCTATGCACAGGTGGTCAGAAACGGTCGTGGGCAGGCGGTTGCACTTTATCCCCTACTCCCTAACAAGATGGAAGTTAGTCGAGCAACAAACGGAGAGCTGGTCTACACCTATTACCGTGATACTGACGAAAGTGGCCTAAACCCAAAAGGCGGCTATGTCACACTCCGTAAAGATGAAGTTCTACACATACCTGGCTTAGGCTTTGATGGACTCATTGGTTATAGCCCTATCGCTATGGCAAAAAATGCAATCGGTATGTCCCTAGCTACTGAAGAGTATGGTGCGGCATTCTTTGCCAATGGTGCTAATCCGGGAGGTGTGCTGGAACACCCAGGAGTAATCAAAGATATACAGTGGGTCAAGGATAGTTGGAATAGCGCCTACCAAGGCACGGGTAATGCTCACAAAATTGCTGTGTTGGAAGAAGGCATGAAGTTTCAAGCCATTGGTATCCCACCGGAACAGGCACAGTTTCTTGAAACACGGAAATTCCAAATTAATGAGATTGCGAGGATTTTCCGAGTACCGCCCCACATGGTAGGTGATCTTGAGAAATCTAGTTTCTCCAATATTGAACAGCAGTCTTTGGAGTTTGTAAAATACACTCTCGATCCATGGGTGGTGCGATGGGAACAAAGTCTCCAGCAATCGCTAATTTTGCCTTCTGAGAAAACTTCACTGTTTATCAAGTTCAATTTAGATGGTTTGCTTCGTGGCGATTACCAAAGTCGTATGAACGGCTACGCTACAGGTCGGCAAAACGGCTGGATGTCAGCCAACGATATCCGTGAACTGGAGGATATGAACCGCATACCAGCTGAGGAAGGTGGCGATTTATATCTGGTAAACGGAAATATGACAAAACTGGCTAACGCAGGTGCGTTTGCCAAAACCGAAGGAGGTCAGTAG
- a CDS encoding head fiber protein, whose translation MSYNTKNYTEQGGEKTVIGGVLEIKEGASVTGLPVLENQADSIATDVAGLVTDFNSLLAKLKAAGLMEAD comes from the coding sequence ATGAGTTATAACACAAAGAACTATACCGAACAAGGCGGAGAAAAAACTGTCATCGGTGGTGTCTTAGAAATTAAAGAGGGGGCCTCGGTTACGGGGCTTCCTGTTCTTGAAAATCAGGCAGATAGCATAGCCACCGATGTTGCTGGCTTAGTTACGGACTTCAATTCCCTGCTTGCCAAACTAAAAGCAGCAGGGCTTATGGAGGCTGACTGA
- a CDS encoding phage major capsid protein translates to MSKILELREKRAKAWDAAKAFLDSKRGGDGLLSAEDTTTYEKMEADVVALGKEIERLERQASIDLELSKATSNPITNEPTRTGEEKTGRASAEYKKAFWNAMRDNVSYGVRNALKIGTDSEGGFLVPDEFERTLVEALEEENIFRRLANVITTSSGDRKIPVVASKGTASWIDEEGAIPESDDSFGQVSIGAYKLATMIKVSEELLNDSVFNLESYITREFARRIGNKEEEAFFVGDGTGKPTGILNATGGGQVGVTAASATAITLDEVLDLFYSLKAPYRNKAVFVMNDATIKAIRKLKDGNGQYLWQPSIQAGTPDTILNRPLYTSTYVPTIEAGAKTVVFGDFSYYWVADRQGRVFKRLNELFAVTGQVGFIATQRVDGKLILPEAVKVLQQKA, encoded by the coding sequence ATGAGTAAAATTCTTGAATTGCGCGAGAAACGCGCTAAAGCATGGGACGCGGCAAAGGCATTCCTAGACTCAAAACGTGGTGGTGATGGGCTTCTATCCGCAGAGGACACGACAACCTATGAAAAAATGGAAGCCGATGTGGTGGCTCTTGGTAAGGAAATTGAGCGTCTGGAGCGTCAAGCATCTATCGACTTGGAACTGTCGAAAGCTACCAGTAACCCAATTACGAACGAACCTACTAGAACTGGAGAGGAAAAGACTGGTCGTGCAAGTGCTGAATACAAAAAGGCTTTCTGGAACGCAATGCGTGACAATGTCAGCTATGGAGTAAGGAACGCTCTAAAGATTGGCACCGATTCTGAAGGCGGATTCCTTGTACCGGATGAGTTTGAGCGTACGCTAGTAGAAGCTCTAGAGGAAGAAAATATTTTCCGTAGACTGGCCAATGTAATCACTACATCTTCTGGTGACCGCAAGATTCCTGTTGTTGCAAGCAAAGGCACAGCAAGCTGGATTGATGAAGAAGGAGCTATTCCAGAGAGTGATGACAGCTTCGGTCAAGTATCTATCGGTGCTTATAAACTAGCAACGATGATTAAAGTCTCTGAGGAACTACTAAATGATTCTGTGTTTAATCTCGAAAGCTACATCACAAGAGAATTTGCACGTCGTATTGGGAATAAGGAGGAGGAAGCTTTCTTTGTAGGTGACGGTACAGGCAAGCCGACAGGAATTCTAAATGCTACAGGTGGAGGTCAAGTTGGTGTTACTGCGGCTAGTGCCACTGCCATCACTTTGGATGAGGTTTTAGATTTATTCTACAGCTTGAAAGCACCTTATCGAAACAAGGCAGTTTTCGTAATGAATGATGCAACTATAAAAGCTATCCGCAAATTGAAGGATGGTAATGGGCAGTACTTATGGCAACCTTCCATCCAAGCGGGTACACCTGATACGATTCTTAACCGTCCGCTGTATACCTCAACCTATGTACCTACTATTGAAGCTGGTGCAAAGACTGTGGTATTCGGTGACTTTAGTTATTACTGGGTAGCAGACCGTCAAGGACGTGTATTCAAACGATTAAATGAACTCTTTGCTGTTACCGGTCAAGTAGGATTTATTGCTACTCAGCGTGTTGACGGAAAGCTTATCTTACCGGAGGCCGTTAAGGTACTCCAACAGAAAGCCTAA
- a CDS encoding DUF4314 domain-containing protein, whose amino-acid sequence MNIIHPEMLKQLRSYYTPGTRVMLLKMNDPYTKLQPGAKGTVTSVDDIGTIHVSWDSGGSLGVAFGEDLCKKIEE is encoded by the coding sequence TTGAATATCATTCACCCAGAAATGCTAAAGCAACTTAGAAGCTATTACACTCCAGGAACCCGTGTCATGCTACTTAAAATGAACGACCCTTATACCAAACTTCAGCCTGGAGCGAAAGGTACGGTTACTAGTGTTGATGATATAGGAACGATTCATGTCAGTTGGGATTCTGGTGGCTCCCTTGGAGTGGCCTTTGGTGAGGATTTATGCAAGAAAATCGAAGAGTAA
- a CDS encoding terminase large subunit gives MRKLKKYKPTAFIADGSYYDKDAADYAVAFIEALSHTKGLWAGKPFELIDWQEQIIRDLFGILKPDGYRQFNTAYVEIPKKMGKSELAAAIALLLTCGDGEERAEVYGCAADRQQASIVFEVAADMVRMCPALNKRVKLLASTKRLVYLPTNSFYQVLSAEAYSKHGFNIHGVVFDELHTQPNRKLFDVMTKGSGDARTQPLYFLITTAGTDTQSICYETHQKAVDIIEGRKYDPTFYPVIYGAKEEDDWTDPKVWKKANPSLGITVGIDKVRAACESAKQNPAEENSFRQLRLNQWVKQSVRWMPMAKWDACAFPVIPESLEGRVCYGGLDLSSTTDITAFVLVFPPEDETDKYIVLPYFWMPEDNIDLRVRRDHVQYDLWEKQGYILTTEGNVVHYGYIERFIEELGEKYNIREIAFDRWGAVQMVQNLEGLGFTVVPFGQGFKDMSPPTKELIKLTLEERIAHGGHPVLRWMMDNIFIKTDPAGNLKPDKEKSTEKIDGAVATIMALDRAIRCGSGNSGDSVYDERGLIVF, from the coding sequence ATGCGGAAATTGAAGAAATATAAGCCGACCGCCTTTATAGCTGATGGGTCATATTACGATAAGGATGCGGCCGATTACGCTGTGGCTTTTATCGAAGCACTCTCCCATACGAAAGGTTTATGGGCAGGTAAGCCTTTTGAACTTATCGATTGGCAGGAACAAATAATCCGTGATTTATTCGGAATTTTAAAGCCAGATGGATATCGGCAGTTTAACACTGCTTATGTAGAGATACCTAAAAAGATGGGAAAAAGCGAGCTTGCCGCAGCGATCGCACTTCTCCTCACTTGCGGTGATGGTGAAGAACGGGCGGAGGTGTACGGTTGTGCCGCCGACCGCCAGCAGGCATCGATTGTATTTGAAGTAGCAGCCGATATGGTGCGGATGTGTCCGGCACTGAATAAACGTGTAAAGTTGCTAGCTTCAACTAAGCGATTGGTGTATCTGCCGACCAACAGCTTCTATCAGGTATTGTCGGCTGAAGCCTACTCCAAACACGGCTTCAATATACATGGTGTTGTTTTTGATGAACTTCATACTCAACCAAACCGGAAACTATTTGACGTGATGACAAAAGGTTCTGGGGATGCGAGGACCCAACCACTCTATTTTCTTATCACCACTGCGGGAACGGATACCCAGAGTATTTGCTATGAAACCCACCAAAAAGCGGTTGATATTATTGAGGGCAGAAAATATGATCCTACCTTTTACCCCGTAATCTATGGTGCCAAAGAAGAGGATGATTGGACAGATCCAAAAGTGTGGAAGAAAGCAAATCCAAGTTTGGGAATTACGGTGGGGATTGACAAGGTAAGGGCAGCTTGTGAAAGTGCAAAGCAGAACCCAGCTGAGGAGAACAGCTTCCGACAATTGCGCTTGAATCAGTGGGTTAAACAGTCTGTCCGTTGGATGCCAATGGCAAAGTGGGATGCCTGTGCATTTCCAGTTATACCAGAAAGTCTTGAAGGACGGGTGTGTTATGGAGGTCTTGACTTATCTTCTACAACAGATATTACCGCCTTTGTGTTGGTATTCCCACCAGAGGATGAAACAGATAAATACATTGTTCTTCCGTATTTTTGGATGCCAGAGGACAACATTGACCTCCGAGTCAGAAGGGACCATGTACAATACGATCTTTGGGAGAAACAAGGGTATATTCTAACCACAGAAGGCAATGTAGTGCATTACGGCTACATTGAACGGTTTATTGAGGAACTTGGAGAAAAGTATAACATTCGAGAGATTGCTTTTGACCGATGGGGAGCAGTTCAAATGGTGCAGAACCTTGAAGGGTTAGGCTTTACTGTCGTTCCATTCGGTCAAGGTTTTAAAGATATGTCACCACCAACCAAAGAACTGATAAAATTGACATTAGAAGAAAGGATAGCACACGGTGGGCATCCAGTGCTTCGTTGGATGATGGACAATATCTTTATAAAAACCGATCCGGCAGGCAACTTGAAGCCAGACAAGGAAAAAAGTACAGAAAAAATAGATGGAGCTGTTGCAACTATCATGGCACTTGATCGTGCTATTCGCTGTGGCTCAGGTAATAGTGGAGATTCGGTGTATGACGAGCGTGGTTTGATTGTCTTTTAA
- a CDS encoding site-specific DNA-methyltransferase has product MLIERIKTKLLIPADYNPRKDLKPGDPEYEKLKRSLEEFGYVEPVIWNKTTGKVIGGHQRLKVLLSMGMDEIECVVVEMDEQKEKALNIALNKISGDWDKDKLALLITDLDASDFDVSLTGFDPGELEDLFKDSLKDNIKEDDFDVDSELKKPAVSHLGDVWILGQHRLVCGDSTKKDTFNVLMDGKAANLVVTDPPYNVNYEGTAGKIKNDNMANEAFYDFLLAAFQNTEAAMAKDASIYVFHADTEGLNFRRAFSDAGFYLSGTCIWKKQSLVLGRSPYQWQHEPVLFGWKKKGKHLWYSDRKQTTIWEFEKPKKNGDHPTMKPVALVAYPIMNSSLSNCIVLDPFGGSGSTLIACEQTDRICYTIELDEKYCDVIVKRYIEQVGNSDGVFLLRDGLKFRYCDLPEVNEDE; this is encoded by the coding sequence ATGTTGATAGAGAGGATTAAAACGAAACTACTCATCCCCGCTGACTATAACCCAAGGAAGGATTTAAAACCAGGTGATCCAGAATATGAGAAGCTTAAACGCTCTCTTGAGGAGTTTGGATATGTAGAACCCGTTATATGGAATAAGACCACAGGCAAAGTTATCGGAGGTCATCAGCGTTTGAAAGTCCTGCTTAGTATGGGCATGGATGAAATAGAATGTGTAGTAGTTGAAATGGACGAGCAAAAGGAAAAGGCTCTGAATATTGCACTAAATAAAATAAGTGGCGATTGGGATAAAGATAAACTGGCACTTCTCATCACAGACCTAGATGCTTCTGATTTTGATGTTTCTCTTACAGGGTTTGACCCAGGGGAGTTGGAGGATCTTTTCAAAGATTCCCTTAAGGATAATATAAAAGAAGATGATTTCGATGTGGACAGCGAGCTGAAAAAGCCCGCTGTTTCGCATTTAGGGGATGTTTGGATACTTGGACAACATCGATTAGTCTGCGGAGACAGTACAAAGAAAGACACCTTTAATGTCTTAATGGATGGGAAAGCTGCCAATCTGGTAGTCACGGACCCTCCATATAACGTTAACTATGAAGGCACTGCTGGAAAAATCAAAAATGACAATATGGCGAATGAAGCGTTCTATGATTTTCTGCTTGCGGCATTTCAAAACACCGAAGCAGCGATGGCAAAGGACGCATCTATTTATGTATTTCATGCTGATACGGAAGGACTCAATTTTAGAAGAGCATTCTCCGATGCAGGATTTTATCTTTCTGGTACTTGTATATGGAAAAAGCAGTCCCTTGTTCTCGGTCGCTCCCCATATCAATGGCAGCATGAACCAGTTCTTTTCGGTTGGAAAAAGAAAGGCAAGCATCTTTGGTATTCAGACCGTAAGCAGACTACCATCTGGGAGTTTGAGAAACCAAAGAAGAACGGCGACCACCCAACCATGAAGCCAGTGGCGCTTGTGGCATATCCCATTATGAACTCAAGCCTTAGTAACTGTATTGTGCTTGATCCCTTTGGGGGTTCAGGAAGTACACTGATTGCCTGTGAGCAAACAGATAGAATCTGCTACACCATTGAACTGGATGAAAAGTACTGCGATGTTATTGTGAAAAGATATATTGAGCAAGTGGGAAACTCTGATGGTGTATTTCTATTAAGAGATGGCTTGAAATTCAGATATTGTGACCTGCCAGAGGTGAATGAGGATGAGTAA
- a CDS encoding DUF5049 domain-containing protein has translation MNEIIKEQILSIRESGVTNMFDVNRVQYEANERGFYELAVYLIDHKAEYAHFILTGEVDENK, from the coding sequence ATGAATGAAATAATCAAAGAACAAATCCTTTCCATCCGAGAAAGTGGAGTCACAAATATGTTCGATGTAAACCGAGTACAGTATGAAGCAAATGAACGAGGGTTTTATGAATTGGCAGTCTATTTAATAGACCATAAAGCGGAGTATGCCCATTTCATACTGACGGGGGAAGTGGATGAAAATAAGTAA
- a CDS encoding head maturation protease, ClpP-related — MRKFWNWVRDSDEERTLYLNGVISEETWWGDEVTPKVFKDELLASTGDITVWINSPGGDVFAAAQIYNMLMEYTGKVTVKIDGLAASAASVIAMAGGDVYMSPVSMLMIHNPSTIAIGDSEEMLRAKALLDEVKESIINAYELKTGLSRTKLSHLMDAESWMNANKAIELGFADKIMFMESETPDLTDGLIFSRMAVTNSLISKLPKQPKQKTGTPIESLDKRLSLISH; from the coding sequence ATGAGGAAGTTTTGGAACTGGGTGCGAGATTCTGATGAGGAACGTACCCTCTATTTAAATGGAGTGATATCCGAAGAAACGTGGTGGGGTGATGAGGTCACACCTAAGGTTTTCAAAGATGAACTGCTGGCAAGCACAGGCGACATTACGGTGTGGATTAATTCCCCTGGAGGTGATGTGTTCGCAGCCGCTCAGATTTATAACATGCTGATGGAGTATACCGGAAAAGTCACTGTAAAGATTGATGGGCTTGCGGCAAGTGCGGCATCCGTTATTGCCATGGCAGGTGGAGATGTATATATGTCTCCTGTATCGATGCTTATGATTCATAACCCGTCAACGATTGCTATCGGTGATAGTGAGGAAATGTTGCGAGCAAAGGCTCTATTAGATGAGGTCAAGGAAAGTATTATTAATGCCTATGAGTTAAAGACGGGTCTTTCTCGAACAAAACTCTCTCATCTGATGGATGCAGAATCATGGATGAATGCGAATAAAGCCATTGAACTAGGTTTTGCAGACAAGATTATGTTCATGGAAAGTGAAACACCGGATTTGACGGATGGTCTTATTTTTAGCAGGATGGCGGTTACTAACTCGCTTATCAGCAAGCTGCCAAAACAACCAAAACAGAAAACAGGTACACCCATTGAGTCGCTTGATAAGCGGCTTTCTTTAATTTCGCACTAA
- a CDS encoding head-tail adaptor protein, giving the protein MSFGKMNTFIDIISTVPIKDEEGFATKGDNILASVLAYKEDRHGSERWTNMASFSSATSLFRFRKIFGLKVTNEMVIVCDDGRYQILSVEDVRNRGMYVEVLAEKLEPTVR; this is encoded by the coding sequence ATGAGCTTTGGAAAGATGAACACCTTCATCGATATCATTAGTACGGTACCGATAAAGGATGAGGAAGGCTTCGCCACAAAAGGTGACAACATACTCGCTAGTGTACTTGCTTACAAGGAAGATCGTCATGGCAGTGAGCGATGGACGAATATGGCATCCTTTTCTTCTGCAACTTCCTTGTTTCGGTTTCGGAAAATCTTCGGACTTAAGGTGACGAATGAAATGGTTATCGTCTGTGATGATGGCAGATATCAAATTTTAAGTGTTGAGGATGTAAGAAATCGAGGGATGTATGTCGAGGTTTTAGCCGAAAAGCTAGAACCAACTGTGAGGTGA